Proteins encoded in a region of the Prunus persica cultivar Lovell chromosome G4, Prunus_persica_NCBIv2, whole genome shotgun sequence genome:
- the LOC18780167 gene encoding microtubule-associated protein TORTIFOLIA1 isoform X1 produces MSFAGPRNSKPTKPPNPSTSNAPTSQPQQPPNSSSKSSSSSVSSSLSTHLAMVELKQRILTSLSKLSDRDTYQIAVEDLEKIIQTLAPEGLPMLLNCLYDASADPKPAVKKESLRLLALVSASHPDFTSTHLTKIIAHIVKRLKDADSSVRDACRDAIGALSAQYLKGESVSDNGVLGSIVGLFMKPLFEAMAEQNKGVQSGAALCMAKIVDCAADPPVSSFQKLCPRICKLLNNPNFLAKASLLPVVSSLSQVGAIAPQSLENLLQIIHECLGSTDWATRKAAADVLIALALHSSNLVKDRTASTLTVLESCRFDKIKPVRDSMTEALQFWKKIAGKGGDEAPNEQKGLSHAEVSEKNESKNPKPSARTEQAAKGSSNDSSPTSDSVSKSKGITADKAVALLKKKPPVLTDKELNPEFFQKLEERGSDELPVEVVVPRRHLNSSNSNNEVELEPNCTDSKERLNRNGNSQSDDIQGSFSSKYRNIERGLAGLYSKQRDHDDFERGKWPEERANGKDPRMRAVDGDDRIDINQRESSSSRAGFSKTDGQSEGAFVNNKGNWLAIQRQLLQLERQQGHLMSMLQDFMGGSHDSMVTLENRVRGLERVVEDLARDLSISSGRRGGNFAMGFEGSSNRPLGKYNGFPDYTSAKFGRGGDGRSPFGERFAQNDGIVSGMRGRGPPWRPDMSEVWDFSTYGGGSRNGQIGSRKAVGGGPMDGRSPKSENESDQGGNRRAWDKGVGPVRLGEGPSARSVWQASKDEATLEAIRVAGEDNGTSRAARVAIPELTAEAMEDDNVGQERNPIWTSWTNAMDALQVGDVDTAYVEVLSTGDDLLLVKLMDRSGPVIDQLSNETATEVLHAVGQFLPEANLFDICLSWIQQLVEMVLENGSDVFGLPTEVKKELVLNLHEASLAMDPPEDWEGATPDQLLVQLASSWGINLQQHDK; encoded by the exons ATGAGTTTTGCAGGACCCagaaattcaaaacccacaaaacccCCAAATCCATCAACCTCAAATGCACCAACATCCCAACCACAGCAACCCCCAAACTCCTCTTCAAagtcctcttcttcttctgtttcttcCTCCCTCTCAACCCACTTAGCCATGGTGGAGCTGAAGCAGAGAATCCTCACCTCCCTCTCAAAACTCTCAGACCGAGACACATACCAAATCGCTGTCGAAGATCTCGAGAAAATCATCCAAACCCTCGCACCCGAGGGCCTCCCTATGCTCCTTAATTGCCTCTACGACGCCTCCGCTGACCCAAAACCCGCCGTCAAGAAGGAGTCTTTGCGCTTACTCGCATTGGTCTCTGCTTCCCACCCCGATTTCACATCGACCCATTTGACCAAAATCATTGCTCACATCGTTAAGAGGCTCAAAGACGCCGATTCCAGCGTCAGGGACGCGTGTCGCGATGCCATTGGAGCGCTGTCGGCGCAGTACTTGAAGGGAGAGAGTGTAAGTGACAATGGGGTACTTGGGTCCattgtgggtttgtttatgAAGCCTTTGTTTGAGGCTATGGCGGAGCAGAACAAAGGGGTGCAATCTGGTGCGGCGTTGTGTATGGCTAAGATTGTGGATTGCGCTGCGGACCCGCCTGTCTCTTCTTTTCAGAAGCTGTGTCCAAGGATCTGCAAGTTGCTTAACAATCCTAACTTCTTGGCTAAGGCATCGCTCTTGCCGGTTGTTTCAAGTCTGTCTCAG GTTGGAGCAATTGCACCGCAAAGCTTGGAAAATTTACTGCAAATTATTCATGAATGCCTTGGAAGTACAGATTGGGCAACACGTAAAGCAGCAGCTGATGTGCTGATTGCATTAGCATTGCATTCAAGCAATTTGGTCAAAGATAGAACTGCTTCCACCCTGACTGTGCTTGAGTCTTGCCGTTTTGACAAG ATTAAACCTGTCAGAGATAGCATGACAGAGGCATTGCAGTTCTGGAAAAAGATTGCTGGGAAAGGAGGAGATGAAGCTCCAAATGAACAGAAAGGCCTGTCTCATG CAGAGGTGTCAGAAAAGAATGAGTCAAAAAATCCAAAGCCTAGTGCGAGAACAGAGCAAGCAGCAAAGGGTTCATCTAATGATTCATCCCCTACTTCAGATTCTGTTTCTAAATCCAAAGGTATTACTGCAGATAAAGCAGTTGCACTTCTGAAGAAGAAACCACCTGTCTTAACTGACAAAGAGCTAAACCCAGAATTCTTCCAGAAACTTGAAGAAAGGGGTTCTGATGAATTGCCTGTAGAGGTAGTTGTTCCTCGTAGACATCTCAattcttcaaattcaaataatgaGGTAGAACTAGAGCCAAATTGTACAGATTCAAAGGAAAGGCTAAACCGCAATGGAAACAGCCAATCTGATGATATTCAGGGATCTTTCAGTAGTAAATACCGTAACATAGAGAGAGGACTTGCTGGTCTGTATTCTAAACAGCGAGATCATGATGACTTTGAGCGCGGTAAATGGCCAGAAGAAAGGGCAAATGGAAAAGACCCAAGAATGAGAGCAGTTGACGGTGATGATAGAATTGATATAAATCAAAGGGAGTCATCTAGCAGTCGTGCAGGTTTCTCAAAAACTGATGGTCAATCTGAAGGAGCCTTTGTCAATAACAAAGGAAATTGGTTGGCTATCCAAAGGCAATTGTTACAGCTGGAGAGACAACAAGGTCATCTGATGAGCATGCTGCAG GATTTCATGGGTGGGTCTCATGATAGCATGGTAACTCTGGAGAACAGAGTAAGGGGTCTTGAGAGAGTTGTTGAAGACCTGGCACGAGATTTATCTATATCATCAGGGAGGAGAGGTGGTAATTTTGCAATGGGGTTTGAGGGATCTTCTAATAGGCCCTTAGGCAAGTATAATGGTTTTCCTGATTACACTAGTGCCAAGTTTGGACGAGGCGGGGATGGAAGAAGTCCATTTGGTGAAAGATTTGCCCAAAATGATGGAATTGTTTCCGGCATGAGGGGAAGGGGCCCTCCTTGGAGACCTGACATGTCTGAGGTGTGGGATTTTTCTACATATGGTGGTGGTTCTCGAAATGGGCAGATTGGTTCAAGGAAGGCTGTAGGAGGTGGTCCTATGGATGGTAGGTCCCCCAAATCAGAGAATGAGAGTGATCAGGGTGGCAACAGGCGAGCATGGGATAAAGGGGTTGGACCTGTTAGGCTCGGTGAGGGGCCTTCTGCAAGAAGTGTTTGGCAAGCTTCAAAAGATGAGGCTACCTTGGAAGCAATTCGTGTTGCTGGAGAGGACAATGGAACATCTAGAGCAGCAAGAGTAGCTATACCTGAATTGACCGCAGAGGCCATGGAAGATGATAATGTGGGCCAAGAGCGGAATCCAATCTGGACTTCTTGGACTAATGCAATGGATGCTCTTCAAGTGGGTGATGTGGATACAGCCTATGTGGAAGTATTATCTACAGGAGATGATCTCTTGCTTGTAAAGTTAATGGACAGATCAGGTCCTGTGATTGACCAACTTTCAAATGAGACAGCAACTGAGGTCTTGCATGCTGTTGGACAATTTTTACCAGAGGCAAACTTGTTTGACATCTGTTTGTCTTGGATTCAACAG TTGGTTGAAATGGTGCTGGAAAATGGATCAGATGTTTTTGGCCTTCCCACAGAAGTAAAGAAGGAGCTTGTATTGAATTTGCATGAAGCTTCTTTAGCAATGGATCCACCTGAGGACTGGGAAGGTGCAACGCCGGATCAACTTTTGGTGCAGTTGGCATCATCCTGGGGAATCAATTTGCAACAGCATGACAAATAG
- the LOC18780167 gene encoding microtubule-associated protein TORTIFOLIA1 isoform X2, with protein MSFAGPRNSKPTKPPNPSTSNAPTSQPQQPPNSSSKSSSSSVSSSLSTHLAMVELKQRILTSLSKLSDRDTYQIAVEDLEKIIQTLAPEGLPMLLNCLYDASADPKPAVKKESLRLLALVSASHPDFTSTHLTKIIAHIVKRLKDADSSVRDACRDAIGALSAQYLKGESVSDNGVLGSIVGLFMKPLFEAMAEQNKGVQSGAALCMAKIVDCAADPPVSSFQKLCPRICKLLNNPNFLAKASLLPVVSSLSQVGAIAPQSLENLLQIIHECLGSTDWATRKAAADVLIALALHSSNLVKDRTASTLTVLESCRFDKIKPVRDSMTEALQFWKKIAGKGGDEAPNEQKGLSHEVSEKNESKNPKPSARTEQAAKGSSNDSSPTSDSVSKSKGITADKAVALLKKKPPVLTDKELNPEFFQKLEERGSDELPVEVVVPRRHLNSSNSNNEVELEPNCTDSKERLNRNGNSQSDDIQGSFSSKYRNIERGLAGLYSKQRDHDDFERGKWPEERANGKDPRMRAVDGDDRIDINQRESSSSRAGFSKTDGQSEGAFVNNKGNWLAIQRQLLQLERQQGHLMSMLQDFMGGSHDSMVTLENRVRGLERVVEDLARDLSISSGRRGGNFAMGFEGSSNRPLGKYNGFPDYTSAKFGRGGDGRSPFGERFAQNDGIVSGMRGRGPPWRPDMSEVWDFSTYGGGSRNGQIGSRKAVGGGPMDGRSPKSENESDQGGNRRAWDKGVGPVRLGEGPSARSVWQASKDEATLEAIRVAGEDNGTSRAARVAIPELTAEAMEDDNVGQERNPIWTSWTNAMDALQVGDVDTAYVEVLSTGDDLLLVKLMDRSGPVIDQLSNETATEVLHAVGQFLPEANLFDICLSWIQQLVEMVLENGSDVFGLPTEVKKELVLNLHEASLAMDPPEDWEGATPDQLLVQLASSWGINLQQHDK; from the exons ATGAGTTTTGCAGGACCCagaaattcaaaacccacaaaacccCCAAATCCATCAACCTCAAATGCACCAACATCCCAACCACAGCAACCCCCAAACTCCTCTTCAAagtcctcttcttcttctgtttcttcCTCCCTCTCAACCCACTTAGCCATGGTGGAGCTGAAGCAGAGAATCCTCACCTCCCTCTCAAAACTCTCAGACCGAGACACATACCAAATCGCTGTCGAAGATCTCGAGAAAATCATCCAAACCCTCGCACCCGAGGGCCTCCCTATGCTCCTTAATTGCCTCTACGACGCCTCCGCTGACCCAAAACCCGCCGTCAAGAAGGAGTCTTTGCGCTTACTCGCATTGGTCTCTGCTTCCCACCCCGATTTCACATCGACCCATTTGACCAAAATCATTGCTCACATCGTTAAGAGGCTCAAAGACGCCGATTCCAGCGTCAGGGACGCGTGTCGCGATGCCATTGGAGCGCTGTCGGCGCAGTACTTGAAGGGAGAGAGTGTAAGTGACAATGGGGTACTTGGGTCCattgtgggtttgtttatgAAGCCTTTGTTTGAGGCTATGGCGGAGCAGAACAAAGGGGTGCAATCTGGTGCGGCGTTGTGTATGGCTAAGATTGTGGATTGCGCTGCGGACCCGCCTGTCTCTTCTTTTCAGAAGCTGTGTCCAAGGATCTGCAAGTTGCTTAACAATCCTAACTTCTTGGCTAAGGCATCGCTCTTGCCGGTTGTTTCAAGTCTGTCTCAG GTTGGAGCAATTGCACCGCAAAGCTTGGAAAATTTACTGCAAATTATTCATGAATGCCTTGGAAGTACAGATTGGGCAACACGTAAAGCAGCAGCTGATGTGCTGATTGCATTAGCATTGCATTCAAGCAATTTGGTCAAAGATAGAACTGCTTCCACCCTGACTGTGCTTGAGTCTTGCCGTTTTGACAAG ATTAAACCTGTCAGAGATAGCATGACAGAGGCATTGCAGTTCTGGAAAAAGATTGCTGGGAAAGGAGGAGATGAAGCTCCAAATGAACAGAAAGGCCTGTCTCATG AGGTGTCAGAAAAGAATGAGTCAAAAAATCCAAAGCCTAGTGCGAGAACAGAGCAAGCAGCAAAGGGTTCATCTAATGATTCATCCCCTACTTCAGATTCTGTTTCTAAATCCAAAGGTATTACTGCAGATAAAGCAGTTGCACTTCTGAAGAAGAAACCACCTGTCTTAACTGACAAAGAGCTAAACCCAGAATTCTTCCAGAAACTTGAAGAAAGGGGTTCTGATGAATTGCCTGTAGAGGTAGTTGTTCCTCGTAGACATCTCAattcttcaaattcaaataatgaGGTAGAACTAGAGCCAAATTGTACAGATTCAAAGGAAAGGCTAAACCGCAATGGAAACAGCCAATCTGATGATATTCAGGGATCTTTCAGTAGTAAATACCGTAACATAGAGAGAGGACTTGCTGGTCTGTATTCTAAACAGCGAGATCATGATGACTTTGAGCGCGGTAAATGGCCAGAAGAAAGGGCAAATGGAAAAGACCCAAGAATGAGAGCAGTTGACGGTGATGATAGAATTGATATAAATCAAAGGGAGTCATCTAGCAGTCGTGCAGGTTTCTCAAAAACTGATGGTCAATCTGAAGGAGCCTTTGTCAATAACAAAGGAAATTGGTTGGCTATCCAAAGGCAATTGTTACAGCTGGAGAGACAACAAGGTCATCTGATGAGCATGCTGCAG GATTTCATGGGTGGGTCTCATGATAGCATGGTAACTCTGGAGAACAGAGTAAGGGGTCTTGAGAGAGTTGTTGAAGACCTGGCACGAGATTTATCTATATCATCAGGGAGGAGAGGTGGTAATTTTGCAATGGGGTTTGAGGGATCTTCTAATAGGCCCTTAGGCAAGTATAATGGTTTTCCTGATTACACTAGTGCCAAGTTTGGACGAGGCGGGGATGGAAGAAGTCCATTTGGTGAAAGATTTGCCCAAAATGATGGAATTGTTTCCGGCATGAGGGGAAGGGGCCCTCCTTGGAGACCTGACATGTCTGAGGTGTGGGATTTTTCTACATATGGTGGTGGTTCTCGAAATGGGCAGATTGGTTCAAGGAAGGCTGTAGGAGGTGGTCCTATGGATGGTAGGTCCCCCAAATCAGAGAATGAGAGTGATCAGGGTGGCAACAGGCGAGCATGGGATAAAGGGGTTGGACCTGTTAGGCTCGGTGAGGGGCCTTCTGCAAGAAGTGTTTGGCAAGCTTCAAAAGATGAGGCTACCTTGGAAGCAATTCGTGTTGCTGGAGAGGACAATGGAACATCTAGAGCAGCAAGAGTAGCTATACCTGAATTGACCGCAGAGGCCATGGAAGATGATAATGTGGGCCAAGAGCGGAATCCAATCTGGACTTCTTGGACTAATGCAATGGATGCTCTTCAAGTGGGTGATGTGGATACAGCCTATGTGGAAGTATTATCTACAGGAGATGATCTCTTGCTTGTAAAGTTAATGGACAGATCAGGTCCTGTGATTGACCAACTTTCAAATGAGACAGCAACTGAGGTCTTGCATGCTGTTGGACAATTTTTACCAGAGGCAAACTTGTTTGACATCTGTTTGTCTTGGATTCAACAG TTGGTTGAAATGGTGCTGGAAAATGGATCAGATGTTTTTGGCCTTCCCACAGAAGTAAAGAAGGAGCTTGTATTGAATTTGCATGAAGCTTCTTTAGCAATGGATCCACCTGAGGACTGGGAAGGTGCAACGCCGGATCAACTTTTGGTGCAGTTGGCATCATCCTGGGGAATCAATTTGCAACAGCATGACAAATAG